From a single Populus trichocarpa isolate Nisqually-1 chromosome 17, P.trichocarpa_v4.1, whole genome shotgun sequence genomic region:
- the LOC112325707 gene encoding TMV resistance protein N, giving the protein MSAVNLKIINLSNSLNLIKTPDFTGILNLENLILEGCTSLFEVHPSLAHHKKLQYVNLVNCKRIRILPNNLEMESLKVCILDGCSKLEKFPDIGGNMNCLMELYLDGTGIVELSSSIRHLIGLGLLSMNNCKNLESIPSSIGCLKSLKKLDMSGCSELTNIPENLGKVESLEEFDVSRTLIRQLPPSVFLLKNLKVLSLDGCKRIAVLPSLSGLCSLEVLGLRACNLREGALPEHIGYLSSLRSLDLSQNNFVSLPKSINQLSELEMLVLEDCTMLESLPEVPSKVQTIYLNGCISLKTIPDPIKLSSCKRSEFICLNCWELYNHNGQDNMGLTMLERYLQGLSNPRPRFGIAVPGNEIPGWFNHQSKGSSISVQVPNWSMGFVACVAFSAYGERPLLRCDFKANGRENYPSLMCISLNSIQLLSDHLWLFYLSFDYLKEVKEWKHGSFSNIELSFHSYKRRVKVKNCGVCLLSSIYITSQPSAHFIVTSKEAASSYKASLAFSSSYHQWMSNVFPGIRVTDTSNAFTYLKSDLALRFIMPAEKEQEKVMAIRSRLFEAIEESGLSVIIFSRDCASLPWCFDELVKIVGFMDEMRSDTIFPVSYDVEQSKIDDQTESYTIVFDKNEENFRGNVEKVQRWMDILSEVEISSGSRSGIGAPATQQQIQLIQQWIELHLHQLHLQLHQQQQRIQHLQRLERRQGWLQLLEQRRIHWIQKREHQRIYWIQKREQRRLLERLRLEQRLLEQRLSEQLHEFWLRI; this is encoded by the exons ATG AGTGCAGTTAATTTGAAAATCATCAATCTCAGCAACTCACTAAACCTGATCAAGACTCCAGATTTTACTGGAATTCTGAATCTCGAGAACCTGATTCTTGAAGGTtgtacaagtttgtttgaggtTCATCCATCACTTGCACATCACAAGAAGCTTCAATATGTGAATCTTGTGAACTGCAAAAGAATTAGGATTCTCCCAAACAATTTAGAAATGGAATCACTAAAAGTTTGCATTCTTGATGGCTGCTCAAAACTTGAGAAGTTTCCAGATATAGGAGGAAACATGAACTGTTTGATGGAGCTTTATTTGGACGGGACTGGTATTGTTGAACTATCTTCATCAATTCGTCATTTGATTGGCTTAGGTCTATTGAGCATGAACAACTGCAAGAACCTTGAAAGCATTCCGAGTAGCATAGGTTGTTTGAAATCCCttaaaaaacttgatatgtCTGGTTGCTCTGAACTTACAAATATACCAGAGAATTTGGGGAAAGTCGAAAGTTTGGAGGAGTTTGATGTAAGTAGAACTTTAATAAGACAACTGCCACCATccgtttttcttttaaagaatctTAAAGTATTATCTTTGGATGGATGCAAACGAATAGCTGTGCTGCCTTCTTTGTCTGGTCTGTGTTCTTTAGAAGTACTGGGTTTACGTGCTTGCAATCTAAGAGAAGGGGCACTTCCTGAACATATTGGCTACTTATCTTCATTGAGGTCTTTAGATCTGAGCCAGAATAACTTTGTTAGCCTGCCTAAAAGCATAAATCAGCTTTCTGAACTGGAAATGCTTGTCTTAGAGGATTGCACGATGCTTGAATCATTGCCTGAGGTTCCATCTAAAGTTCAAACGATATATTTGAATGGTTGTATAAGCCTAAAAACAATTCCAGATCCGATAAAGCTAAGCAGTTGCAAAAGATCAGAATTCATATGTCTTAACTGCTGGGAATTGTACAATCATAATGGCCAAGACAACATGGGGTTGACCATGCTTGAAAGATACCTCCAG GGTTTGTCTAATCCAAGACCTAGATTTGGTATCGCTGTTCCAGGAAATGAAATTCCAGGCTGGTTTAACCATCAAAGTAAGGGATCTTCAATTAGTGTGCAAGTGCCTAATTGGAGCATGGGGTTTGTTGCCTGTGTTGCATTCAGTGCATATGGAGAAAGACCTCTTCTTCGTTGTGATTTCAAAGCCAATGGAAGAGAGAATTATCCTTCGCTGATGTGTATTAGTTTAAACTCTATCCAACTTCTGTCAGATCATCTTTGGTTATTCTATCTATCTTTTGATTACCTTAAAGAGGTTAAAGAATGGAAGCATGGATCCTTTAGCAACATTGAGTTGTCATTTCATTCTTACAAGCGAAGAGTAAAGGTGAAGAATTGTGGTGTCTGTTTGTtatcttctatatatattaCATCACAACCATCTGCCCATTTTATTGTTACAAGCAAAGAAGCAGCTTCTTCATATAAAGCTTCTTTAGCTTTTTCTTCATCGTACCATCAATGGATGTCAAATGTTTTCCCTGGCATCAGAGTCACGGACACTAGTAATGCTTTCACCTATTTAAAGTCAGATCTAGCCTTGAGATTTATTATGCCAGCCGAGAAGGAACAAGAGAAAGTAATGGCAATTAGATCAAGACTCTTTGAGGCCATTGAAGAATCAGGGCTGTcagttattatattttctagAGACTGTGCTTCTTTACCTTGGTGCTTTGACGAACTTGTCAAGATTGTCGGATTCATGGATGAGATGAGATCGGACACTATATTTCCAGTTTCTTATGATGTCGAGCAATCAAAGATAGATGATCAAACAGAGAGTTACACAATTGTCTTTGATAAGAATGAAGAAAATTTCAGAGGAAACGTGGAGAAGGTACAAAGATGGATGGATATTCTCAGTGAAGTTGAGATTTCATCTGGATCGAGAAG CGGCATAGGAGCTCCAGCAACGCAGCAGCAGATCCAGTTGATCCAGCAGTGGATCGAACTCCACCTCCACCAGCTCCACCTCCAGctccaccagcagcagcagcggaTCCAACATCTCCAGCGGCTCGAGCGGCGGCAGGGATGGCTCCAGCT